Within the Gorilla gorilla gorilla isolate KB3781 chromosome 15, NHGRI_mGorGor1-v2.1_pri, whole genome shotgun sequence genome, the region TCACCCTTTCTGTATCTGACCACTTAACTGAGGCATTAAGCAATCCTAAAACCCAAACCAAATAAACACAAACTCACTAAAATGGGAACACCTAACATGAACCAAGCTCTGTACATAATACATTTCATACTCACAACGAACCTATCAGGTCAATATTACCATTCTCACTTTTACAAAagcagaaactgagactcagaaaattTAGTAACTTGCTCACAAGCAGCTCACTATGCACAGTGAAGCTGAGATCCAAACCAAAGTCTGACAAACTAAATCTTGTGTTATTTCCATTATAATACTCCCCCTTTAATGTTTCCCACAAGATAAAGGGGTTAAGTTACTTTGGAGAACACCCCTAGAAAATGGCTGGAAGTGTTCAGTTAATACTTGACATTGACATGACTTAATTCACTTTGAGACCTTCATTAAAAATACTTCTCTAAAACTGCGTTTAAagggcatgaaaaaaaaaacaaatgtataacTGGGTTACCTTCCAATAAGTGACATAGATGAAGACAAGAGATCTTAAGGTCCAAAAGAAATgtgattataataaaaaagaaaatagaagcagaaCCAGAAAATCCTGAAGGGAGGCTAGAATTATTATACAATATTTCAGGGAAGAGTGTGGTTATGGAAGGACATACTGATGATATGGATCTTTCACAAATTAAATCCTCTTCCTACATGTCCAATATTCTTTTACCTGCCATTatgataatatcaaattttaaagattgaaaaataatgacagtggcttatatattatattattctattATATCCATACCCTGTATTTGCCAGTttgatctcttttaaaaaaaaagtctcttagaAGTATTCCTTCTTCCTCTTGAGGCCCCCAAAAGGTATATGCTGtgtctttatcttttcttcatttgcagACTCTGTCACTGTGCTCTTTAGATAGTGGCATTTCACAGAGGTTTGTTGCCATGAAATAAGGTGTTGATGAGTCGTTTTTGACAGTCCAACATTTTCTAACACAAAAGTAGATATGATGTGATTCCATCCTGTTCATTCAAAGACTTCAGAATAAAACTTTGTCATTTGGCTAGATCTAAGGCAAGAACTGATCAGATGTAGTTAGTATTTCCAGTCAACTGCCATTGATGTTGAAATTACTTTAAAGACTTGTTGATTATGTGGTATTAGGGCCATTGTGACCTCGCTGTAGCTAAGATCAGTCCACTGCAGCAGGAGTTTCAAGAACAGCAGCACAAAAATAATGACTTAACTGGATAGAAAAAAAGGCACATATTTTCAGGAAGGCCTCTTTATTCTTAGAAGTTACCCTTCAAGATGACAAGTGGTGCAAACTCTTCAGGATGTTACCTGCCCTCAAAAATAAGGTGAGTCTTTGATGGAAAATGCTAAATAGAAaagagggtctctctctctctctctctctctcaactcaGGCTAAAGGCAGGTATTATTGTGCCTCTTCCCACAGAAGTTCTAAAATAGATGACAACTACTTGAAGGAATTGAATGAGGACTTAAAGCTAAGGAAGCAGGAACTGCTAGAGATGCTCAAACCTCTAGAAGATAAAAACAACCTCTTATTTCAAAAGTTAATGTCTAACTTGGAGGAAAAACAAAGGAGGTATGGGCTCTTACTCTGGATTCCTAGAGGTAAAAAGGCTGGAGAACTTGATCTGCAAAGGACTGGCAATAattacttataattttttttttttgttcattacTAAAGGTTTGGACATTCAGCTGTAGTAGGCAAACAATTTGTAACTACCAAGTCAGGGTGACAacaaattctttattttcctttagtaAATTAAATATGACTCAGCCCTCATTTCGTGGGGCTAGTTATAActcttcctccccaggctgcccaCCCAAGAAATAGTGAAACGCTTTTAATAGCATTAGTTTACCACGGTCACACAGATGCTTTCTTATGCATGATCACTTTAGAATAAATAACTCTGCTCTTTCTATGCCAAGCAGTGGAATGGCAGTATTTTCTAAGCCTAGGAGCCCTCTGAATTAGGGCACAGCCTCTCTAAATATACTAGGCAGCTGAAGTCTTAACTCTTTACCAGAGCACTCACTGTACTTGGGACCCACAAACTCTGTTTCCTTTCTAGTCTCAGAACGTCTCTCCTCAGTGAGTCTACCTTTATTCTATACCCTTATCATAAGCATCTCAAAGGACTCATATTTTTGGAGAACAAAATGCAGGCAGAAAGTTGTGGTCAAGCACCAGCTGCTTACAACTCAGCAACAAGCACCAGCTGCTTACAACTCAGCAAAATAGACTTCTCTCAGAGCAAGAAAACACAAAGTCTTAGAATTGTGTTCTTCATTTAGAACTGGGGAGAAAAAAGTACAagaacacaaatataaaataatttatgccTTTAAGGAATATCCTCTCTCACAAGGACTTGATTTTGATTTAGATTTTGTTAGAACTTCTTAATGGCTTGCATTCTCTGGGGCTatgaaaggatatcagtgacttCCCCAATAGACTAAAATGTCCTTATATGAAGAAGCAAGGAAGTGGGAGAAAGTGGACAGAGGACAGAGATGGGTTAGGAAATAACTCTGGGATTTATCCTAGAAGATAGCAGGTTCTTCAACCTCTTCTTATAAAGGGGGCAGAATTACCCCTTCTTCTCCCAAAAGTCACACACTGCAACATTCTTCTGAGGGGGAGGAAAGGACTCTCCCTGGCTGTTGGAGACCTAAGTTTTAAGCATTAAAGAGCACAGAATTCATTCTAGAGCACATAGATAGGCAAATGTCAAttagaaatggaaacatcttaGTTACAGAGATCTTCTATGACCAGAAGTGCTTCCATAACTCCTGAGATTTCAGTCCCCATCTAACTTTCATGGTAGAGTACTTTCTGACTAGTTGCAGAACATCAGTATTACCCTTAAGGAGGTATGTATGTTTTATGATGCCTCTCTTTCTTCTAGTCTTCAGATCATGAGACAGATCATGGCAGGGAAGGGGTGTGAGGAATCCTCGGTCATGGAGCTCCTTAAGGAAGCAGAGAAGATGAAACAGAACTTGGTAAGAAGTAGGAGGGACTCCAGGAACAGCCTCCGGAATAGGGCTCAATTCCATTGCAGTGTCAGATgtggagagaaagacagagtaCTCATCTCTAGCATCTGATGCTCCAACACTCATATCTCCTTGATCTAGAAAGTCCAGGGTGACCCAAAAGGAGTCAGATGGAATGTTGGGAAGAACACGACTAGCAAGCAAAAATTCtattctttgacttttaaaaactttttatctaGGGAATTAATGAATATAACCATATTAACTCTTCACATTTCAGAAAGAATAGTAAAATATTTgctataaagaatagaaaatacctatcaaagtaaaagaaaagtaaTAGTTTGCTCTGCAGGATTCTTACAAGATTTTCTTTCAATCAGCAATGTAAAggatcttaaaaattaaaaattagtggtCTAACCCCCAAGAAATGGCCACATAAGAGCATCTTAAGTGTTAGGAACTCATTTCTATAGATACTGTCTaacaattattataattaaagTTATTACTTAAAACAATAACTTGGTTTTTttttaccatcatcatcatcaaacatCTCTTATGCTCCTGGATTTGGGATTAGACCCATTCATTGCCTTCCTCTGTGGTTTACTATGTCCCTGGACCCTTTTTCCACTATTACTTAGTAACTTCTTCCAAACCCACTTCAATGGCTGGACAAATACATGCTTCTGTTGTTTGGTTCTTCCCCCTCCaacaggaaaggaaaaacaagatgCTTCGGAAGGAAATGGAGATGCTATGGAACAAGGTGTGCCTCTAAGGATCTATTGAAAGTATTGTCTTACAGATCACAATGCAAAGAACCTCCCTTTCCTCTGGCCCCCATCCTCATTGTTTCATGTCCTTGCTTCCACCGCATGcctcattccaatccattctccaaggtgatctttttaaaacaattaaagcATGTTACTCTTCTTATGAAAAACCTTTACAGCCACTAATTGTGGCATAATCTGGCTCTTGCCTATTCTCCAGTTTCCTCTCATAGATGTCCTTCCCTTGCTTTCTATGCAACCATGCCACTGGCTTCTTGTGGTTTCTCAAACATGCCAAGCCTTTTCCTATCTCAAGGACTTTGCTCTTGCCTTCCCCACTGCCTGTAATGCTATTTTCTCATGGTTGGCTCAttctcatccttcaggtctcagcttaaatgtcatctCCTTAGAGAGGCCATCCTTGTTTGCTCCATCTAAAGTAGGGCATCCTCCTCCCCTTTTCTATTATATAACTCTGCTTATGTGCTCAATAGCactgtttataatataaaattattattattgtattattattactttttaaattgtttcttgtTTCCCTGCCTCCTTCTGTATCTTCTCAAGCTCCTTCAATATCTTGATTGCTTTGTCCAAATCTATAGCTCCTAGCACAATGCTTGGAACATAGTAGAGAATCAATACATGtaagttgaatgaataaacaaatgaatacctAATTCTAATGTCCTTATAATTTTACAGCAATCACCACATTGTTTAAGATAACAATATTAGGGCCTTTTGCTGGGAAACCAGAGCCAGGGAGTAGGGGGAAGGGGACAGGGAATTCCTTTGTCCCTTGTCCGAGACTTTGTCCAAGACTAATCCCTTGGGACCCAAGTGCTTCTTTACAGACTATGCAACTAGAAGAGTAGATTGTGTCTTGTGATATAAACAGTTATATAGTGtgatctctgtctttttttttcatctgacTTTTCCACAAATAATCAGAATTCCTTCAAGCCCTGCATCTTGTATTGAGATCTGCTCCAGGTTCTCGTGGGCAGTTACAAATTAGTTCTACGAATTGCCAGAAGTTTTAGTTCCTGGGTTCTTGAGTCCTTGTAATAGGAAATGTGCCAGCACAATTCCTCTATCTAAATCCAGCTTCTACAGAGCTCTCAAAAGGGACATCTATACACTTAACCTGTGATCAACTTTCCCTACTCATATTTTAGAAGAACAGCATGCCTAGTGGTCAAGAACACAGGCTTCAGAATCAGAAAGATCTGGTTCAAATTCCAACTCTGTACTTTCCTAGTTGTGTAACCCTAAACAAATAACCTCTCCAAGTCTCAGGTTTCTCAtctataatatggaaataaaaatggtcCTCAAAgaactgtgaggattaaatgagaatgtCTGCAATATAGTACAGTAAGGAAAATAAGCAGAGTAATGCAGTAAGTAGCTTAGAGTAGTGACTGGCTAAGGGTCCAGCTAATAGTTTTCACTCCTATAAGGTACACTCAAGGGACTGAATGAAAGGAAGGGCTCATTACATTCTCAACTCCCTTTGGTAGTACACTTTTCATGCCAGGCCCTGAGAAGCTGCTGACTGGCAGGAACCAAAACCTTGACCCATATTGGTTTTCCACTTCCCTCTTTAATTTCCACTACTTTAAAGCTTTGCCAAAATTTCTTTCCACAGACATTCGAGACAGAAGAACTTAGTGATCAACAAAAAGCACCACAGACAAAAAACAAGGCAGACTTGCAGGATGGAAAGGCAAGTGGACTGCATGTACTTAAAATTTCAAGATTGTCGATGTCACACAGCTGGAAACAGCCTGCTGACAATCAGGGCTAATTTGGGTAGGCAGATAGGTAGGATCTGGGTTTTTAGGGTTTATTAGATTTATGGCCTGCTGAGACATTGCACTTCTTTCCTAGGACCTCTTATTCCTTTAGCTCTCTTCTTTCATCCCAGGCTCCCAAATCCCCCTCATCACCTAGGAAGACTGAGAGTGAACTGGAGAAATCATTTGCAGAGAAAGTGAAGGAGATAAGGAAGGTAGTACGGCCATTCTGAATGGCAGTGGCTTTTAGAGCTAGTAAACTAGAAATCTTTAATGTTGCAGTAATTTGCCTAAGGTATGGTGTGCTCTTGGACCAATGCCAATTTTTATAGATTTGGTTCCCTTGTGTTACTATATTTGAGTTAGAGTGATATCACAAGTTTCTGGGAAATCATATTACGAAAAAGTGAGAGAAGCTATACCAACAATGATAACTCTGCAACAGCTAAATGATGTCAGAACTTCCGTTCATTTGTCTTTGAAAATGTATTCAGTGGTATTATGCTGGTATCTCATCTTCCCATAACCAACTCACCAACATAAAATAACTCTATTCATTAGCTTTTAGAGGATGGCTTGTACAGTTGAGGCCAATTAAGAGAATTGTGCAGTTAAAGTCAATTTAATAGTAAATCTGTGACACTATAATTTTGCTATAAGGCTTTTGCAGCATATTGAGAAAACTGATTGCTGATCTCAatttactttgtcacccagaggCTCTTTCTTCCACCAGGAAAAGCAACAGAGGAAAATGGAATGGGTCAAGTATCAGGAACAAAACAACATCCTTCAGGTACTAAGGTCTTCCAAGGCTGGATATAGGATGCAATTTCATTCATATAATACAAAGGCTTTTAGCTGCATATTGTGAAGCCCAGTCCCCACATCCTAGATTACCGATTGCCCTGCTAAAACAAATGTATCATAGAAAGATAGCTGAAGGGACCTATCTCTGAACTTGGAATACATGCTATTTCTTCCTATATTCTTGATTTTGTTCTATTCTAAATGGGGAAAAATCACAAATACTTTCTACCCAACTTTTAAAGACTGAGCATGATGGAATTACTTTTTAACTTCCGGGTAAAGAGGATTCAGGTAACAATGGATTCAGAGAAGCCAATCCTATATGTGTAGTTTCGGAAAATATTCTCTTTCAGAATGATTTTCATGGCAAAGTGATTGAGCTGAGAATTGAAGCCTTGAAGAACTACCAGAAGGCCAATGATCTGAAATTATCACTGTATTTGCAGCAGAATTTTGAGCCAATGCAAGCATTTTTAAATCTTCCTGGGTCCCAAGGTAGGTAGAATATCCCAGGTACACagtttgaggttttgttttgtttattttatattggaGACCTTTACTTGTAAAGTGAgcaacacaatgcctggcacacagtaagttaAATGTTAGTAGTAGagtaattaattttttcattattatttttttttttttgagatagagtctggctctgttgcccaggctggagtgcagtggtgcgatctcagctcactgctacctccgcctcccgggtcctagttcaagcaattctcctgtctcagccttccgagtagctgggattacaggcacgcaccaccatgcccatctaatttttgtatttttagtagagacggggtttcaccatgttggccaggctggtcttgaactcctgacctcgtgatccacctgccttggcctcccaaagtgctgggattacaggtgtgagccaccgcgcccggcctatcatCATTTTTATGACTCAGAAGCTTCTGTACTAAGGCAAAGATTCTCTCTGGGAGAACTGTTTTCCTTTGTAAAGATAaagtaatatattacatacttagCATATGTAGCTGATATATAGCTAGCACTCAATAAAATATGTTTCCTTTCCACCTCATCCCCTTTTCTAGGAATTAGAATTGTTTAATCTTATTAATCTTGCTGGAATAGACTCTGCTACTTCAAAGCAGAAGGCCAAGGAGACAGACATCTGACAATGGTTGTGAATTTTATCAATCCAGTTGTCACTCTGAGAGTTTCAGCGATTTCCCCACAGAATTTATGGCaatattagagaaaataatatagttcatttaaaaaatagaatatagagATGGCTCTGAGGACAGGGAAAAAGTTCTTAAATTTTCAAGTATCTATGAATATCAACTCCATTTTTCAAAAAGGACACGAGATGGGAAATCATGGCCAAGGGATGACAATGTTCTATCAGTATCAGTATGTATGTTTCTAATTTCTTAGTCTTATTCTGTAAAGCACTTAAACAGCTTACAAAAATCACAGTCAACACATAgggttaaataaatatatgagtaaatcaaagaaaagggaaaataagttGAAGCTGGGCAAATACACAAGAATGCATAATGAGAGTACTGTACAGCTGGCAGAGGTAGGCTACAAATTTGGTTCTGAATTTTCCAGTAAAAAGAAACATGGATTTATGAAACTCACGAAGTAACAACAAACCAATTGCTCAGGAGAAACATAGTTTTTCCTGGTGTTGAAATCTGAGAGAAATTTCTCCTTCAGGTCCATATAATGGGGGCAGGACATTGTTTGTGTGATGATAGTCGCCAATGTCTTcaacaatatttcaaaataaattcagaatCTAAATTTCCTAGGTTGTTTCTCCTCTGCTCTTTGGCATAATCTGATAAAAAGATAttaatctgaaatttattttaagtgaCAAATCACCTCAAGATGATTTGATTCAGGTACATAAGACTCTCTGGTCTGGCTGGATCCATAGGTAAATTTTAGAAAACTAGTAAGACTGAACTGATTATCCTTCAGGCAGTATTCcatgcatatttttctttcaatttatgtTCTAATAAGAATTGGACAGCACAAAATTGGAAAGAATCCTGGAATGCAACCAGAAGCAGTATTAAATCATTAAGATACAAATTTAAAAGATAGAAGAGAGGAGGGTTATGAGGAAGACAGACAAGTCCCTGTTTTACTTCATTCAAAATTAGCTGAAGGTCATCTCAAGGGATCTATATGGTAAAGAGCCAAAAGCTTTTTAGCTCCAGAATCAAATTAAGTCTAAATTAGTAAACAAGGGTTCCATTCAACTTGATTGTCTCAGGAGATATTTTTTCTCCTTGCATGTAAAACATTGAATCAACTTTGAATTGGAACAGCCACAGATCCacatcttcttttctctcctttccttttatgTTCCTGGAGAATTAAATGATAGGGTACTATACGGCTTAGTTACCACAAATTAATGTAGCCACAGGCAATGGATCAATGTGTTAAATTGATTCTGCATCCATTTAGCACTAATTATGGGCCAGTTTCATTTTCTAACACACGTATTCAAACTCTATAGGTTTGTTCGAGCCCAAGTGGATTTGAAATCTAATGGAGTCCTATATTTTGGTTATGTGGCCTATTTTATCACCTCTAgtatttgattatttaaaagaaaacaaatattctcTTCATAAAGGATTTTAAAACTAATTATGTAAAGAGGTTATTACCAACCTATTTGGTAATAATTTCTTAATGGTAGGTGTTGTAGTATTTTCCAACTTTGTGTATCACCTGGActattatttattcaatatttgttGTTTACATTGACTTCTTTAGTTTCCTAAATGCAttccttgaaaataaaatttatgttactattttaaatgaagaatcaatatagttttCCACAATAGAAggtaaacttaataataaatacacaaaaaacaagACTTTAATGTTCTAGAAAAATACATAAGCCTGAGATCTATTTTATCTCCATTAGGAAGTGAGATTAGAAAGACATACagaattttggccaggcatggtggctcacgcctgtaatcccagcactttgggaggctgaggcaggtggatcacgtggtcaggagattgagaccatcctggttaacatggtgaaaccccatctctacaacaaaatacagaaaattagccaggtgtggtggcacacacctatagtcccagatactcaggaggctgaggcaggagaatcgcttgaacctgggaggcagaggttacagtgagctgcgatgacgccactgcactccagcctaggtgacagagtgagacttcgtatcaaaaaaaaaaaaaaaaaagacacagagaacTTTAAAGAAAGCCAGCACCAAACTGCAACTTTCTCCTTGATGCCATCAAGtttgaaataattgaaaaggcaataattttctcactgtgatTTATAGTATTTAATGCCTTGTCCCAACACCGAAATTTATCCCAATTGCCACCTAAAATCATCTCATCATCAAATTTTGGCAAATTGTAATTTAAGGAAAAAAGCACTGAATTTAAGACTCAGATACATGAGTTGCAGGCCTTCCTCTGAGGCTCACCAGTTATATGACTTGGAGAAGTCATTtaattccagtttttaaaaatacaaacaacattAACATGGAGCATGCTGAGAACTTAATACCTTGTGCAACCCTCAGTGACTCTATGAAAGGTATTATAGAACAAGAAACAAGCTCAGAGAAGCCAGGCTTCTGGCTCCATATTCAATCCTTATTCCCTAGACTATGCTACAAAATGGATGTGTAAAAGCATGTGACTTTTCATGCCTGTTCTAGATCTAAACGCTATAATTTGAATCCAAATTTATTATCTGTTTAACGTATAATCTTCTCAGTGAAGAAGCATACTCCTAAGGTTAATTTGTTCAGCAAGAAATTGTTAACTCTGCATTTAGCCCAGTAGGTGGCACCAACCACATCCAGGCTTCAAGTCCACAGAGTGGTAATTCAGGAACCATGAAATGCTGTGGGAGAGATCGGTCTTCTATTACTCTCAGGACAAAAGGTGCCACATTCATGtatcaaatgaaaaaagaaaaaaatttcttgatGTTTTATCACATGCTCTTTTGGCACCAAGGTGTATTACTGGCAGCCTTGATTAGACCATGTTAAACTCAGTGTTCTGTTGCATAATTTTTACCTAGTATTTTACTCCCTGTACTACAGAtctctccatttcaaaaaacagtcACTGCCCACTTCCTCCACAATCCTTGTAGAATAGTGTTCCCTTCTACCACAGATAAATCAGGCGATTGGggcactaaaataaaaaatgagcactaaacaaaaaataaaagatggtgCTTATTTGAAGTTTGTATACTTAACAGTGTTACAGGAAAGcgtttctttttctctagtttCAAAAGAATTGAATTGCACAAACCTGTCTTAGAGAAAGGGTGGAATATAATTTTGGACACACCTCTCAGTAAATCAGGGTACAGGCTCTTCTGTTCTAAGCATTTCCAAGTAGATGAAGAGTTTACCTCAGTACTCTTAGCCAAGAATTCCTCCTCCCACTGTCTGATGTGCTGGTTGGCTGagttgcagtggtatgatctgtGTAGCTGGCAAAATACAATCCTGTGTTAATATTACTGATTTTGTTACACTTCAACAAATCCCTACTTGTGAATTCCCTTGATGCCCAGGATGTGGCATTACCGTCATCCATGTTATCTCTTTGGCATGCTGCCTCACTTAGTCTGTTTACACCTACGGTGAAGTCTTTACTTTTGATCTTTCTGGAGACAGGTGACATTTGAAAGGATTTACTTTTCCACCAGtgtaaaattataatttgattCAGGGTGTATTGTAGGCCCTCTCTAACTTCTATAGAGTCCAGAAGGCAAGTTTGTGGACTTTGGCAGTCACCTATCTTAGAGAGCACAGGTGCTAAGCAATCTCTAAATTCAACTGAATTTCCCATCATATCTGCTGGTGTTTAAAGAAGAGGTTTATCTTCAGCAATAATATAACTTGTGTTAAGACATTTGATTCTGATAGCTTTgcttttctctcctcccctcaATCCCCACCAACTCTTAGCATTTCCTTGAGCTCTTCTGAGAAAAACCTGAACGTTGGATGTGAGTATTATGCTACACTTATAAATTCAGATGAAAGCCCAGCAAAATGGGAAATGAATACTCTTTGAGACCTTATTTACTCTCTAACTCCTTCTGTTCTGAAAGCAAGTCATTCTTCCTGGCTTTAACCTTTACTTCACTTTAGTATTATTCTTCCTGATGGCTGAACTACACTTCAGCAGGTGCTGCTGAAGGGAAAATAGTAGTGTTAAGCTAAAATGCTGAAAGGCAGGCGCAGAAAACCACAGCTAGCTCAAATCCAGGTCCTTGATAAGCAGTACTGTTGCTTTCAAGTACAGGCTTTTTAAAGCTTTGAGGCAACCTGAACCTTTTGAATGTCAAAGTTAGGTTTATGGTATTAATAGGTTATAAAGTTAATTTCTAAACTAAGTcattcttttacttctttaataCTTCACAGAAATTCAGGGGGagaataaaattcttttcttcctaaatataaattttgaagcttgacaaaataaactgtacccttattaatattattttagtgGGTGACAACAGATTCCATAATTTGTGGGCATCACACACTCAGGAGTGCAGCAGTATGTCTAGGAAAATGTTAtcatatttagcaaataaaaaaggataccctattaaatttgaatttcaccaaataatttttagtataagtgTGTCCCAAATATTTCATgagatatatgaaaaattatttggtgtttatattaaaattcaaatttaactgggagtCCCATATTTTAGTCTGGCAACTCTAATTTAGAACAGACTCACTATCGGTCGTATTTAGCACCCTATAAttctccctttttctccttttcattgcCTCCCTTCTCACCCTACGCCTACCATTCTAtctgcttcctctttctcttccccatcTTCACCTTTATCTTTTGTTTATTCTCCACTATTTATAATTGACCATTTTTGTGAAATATATCTATCTGGTTTATCTGagggtatgtatatatacacataacttATTATTCCACTTCTTTATTTACTTGCATATAATTCTTAAATGATTTTTCCCCCTGTGGGACATGAgctataaacagaaaaatagtcTGCCACTCCAACTTCTGAAATATTGCTTGACaaagttattttctaaaaaaaaaaaatcagaaaattcacATCAATGCTAATACCCACAgtgatacaaaacaaaacaaaactagtggttttttttttttttccctcaaaagaaGCTCTTATTTTCCTAATGTTTCCCCTTAGGTACTATGGGCATTACAACTATGGACAGAGTGACTACTGGCAGAAATGAACACCATGTGGTGAGAACTActttctttaaacaaacaaaaaatcgtTTTAAGGGCTTGAATAGATAGTGGGTATAGATTTTTGGAATGCATTGCTTAACATATattctaatttaatattttagggGATTTGCAGAGTGGGTGCTAGGGTACTCAATATTTTAGCtgtcttttttcctctgtttttccctGTCTTAGAGAATTCTGGGAGCAAAGATCTACACAGAACAACAAGGAACTAAAGGAAGTCAGCTTGATGATACAGGAGGGAGGCTCTTTTTTCTGAGGTCATTGCCAGATGAAGCACTGAAGAATTAGCAGGCTTTCGCTCCATTTGCTTTGGACAGATTTAAAGACTAGGCACAGCCATTTGTGTTAATTAAAATCTCTCACACCTTTGTTTTAGTGCTgttttccctctctccccccaCCAATCTGGGTGGAAATGTTGGATGTTTGGCCTTAAACATGTATGGAATGTAGTCATTTAGGGATTGTAAACAACCTCTGATTATTTTGATAGCTTTTGGATTTGAAATGACCACATTTCAACCACATTATACAATATGTTTTTACTAAGTCCATAAAAAGGAGCTCCTCTCCACTTCTGAAGTATGTAATTGTGGACAGATCCAACCGTGGGAAATGAGAAAAAGTAggtataaaataagtaaaattatatacCACAGACTTCTTTTACTCTCTCACCAAAAACATCAAAATGACCTGTTGATTCTGCCTCCTTGTTATCTATTCCTTGAATATCATCCACTTTCCTAGTACcactgtggttttgtttgtttgtttttgtttttgtttttttccccaggcCCTCCTTCCTGCCTGGA harbors:
- the CCDC196 gene encoding putative coiled-coil domain-containing protein 196 isoform X4 encodes the protein MTSGANSSGCYLPSKIRSSKIDDNYLKELNEDLKLRKQELLEMLKPLEDKNNLLFQKLMSNLEEKQRSLQIMRQIMAGKGCEESSVMELLKEAEKMKQNLTFETEELSDQQKAPQTKNKADLQDGKEKQQRKMEWVKYQEQNNILQNDFHGKVIELRIEALKNYQKANDLKLSLYLQQNFEPMQAFLNLPGSQGTMGITTMDRVTTGRNEHHVRILGAKIYTEQQGTKGSQLDDTGGRLFFLRSLPDEALKN
- the CCDC196 gene encoding putative coiled-coil domain-containing protein 196 isoform X1 — encoded protein: MTSGANSSGCYLPSKIRSSKIDDNYLKELNEDLKLRKQELLEMLKPLEDKNNLLFQKLMSNLEEKQRSLQIMRQIMAGKGCEESSVMELLKEAEKMKQNLERKNKMLRKEMEMLWNKTFETEELSDQQKAPQTKNKADLQDGKAPKSPSSPRKTESELEKSFAEKVKEIRKEKQQRKMEWVKYQEQNNILQNDFHGKVIELRIEALKNYQKANDLKLSLYLQQNFEPMQAFLNLPGSQGTMGITTMDRVTTGRNEHHVRILGAKIYTEQQGTKGSQLDDTGGRLFFLRSLPDEALKN
- the CCDC196 gene encoding putative coiled-coil domain-containing protein 196 isoform X5; its protein translation is MTSGANSSGCYLPSKISLQIMRQIMAGKGCEESSVMELLKEAEKMKQNLERKNKMLRKEMEMLWNKTFETEELSDQQKAPQTKNKADLQDGKAPKSPSSPRKTESELEKSFAEKVKEIRKEKQQRKMEWVKYQEQNNILQNDFHGKVIELRIEALKNYQKANDLKLSLYLQQNFEPMQAFLNLPGSQGTMGITTMDRVTTGRNEHHVRILGAKIYTEQQGTKGSQLDDTGGRLFFLRSLPDEALKN
- the CCDC196 gene encoding putative coiled-coil domain-containing protein 196 isoform X3, which encodes MTSGANSSGCYLPSKIRSSKIDDNYLKELNEDLKLRKQELLEMLKPLEDKNNLLFQKLMSNLEEKQRSLQIMRQIMAGKGCEESSVMELLKEAEKMKQNLERKNKMLRKEMEMLWNKTFETEELSDQQKAPQTKNKADLQDGKEKQQRKMEWVKYQEQNNILQNDFHGKVIELRIEALKNYQKANDLKLSLYLQQNFEPMQAFLNLPGSQGTMGITTMDRVTTGRNEHHVRILGAKIYTEQQGTKGSQLDDTGGRLFFLRSLPDEALKN
- the CCDC196 gene encoding putative coiled-coil domain-containing protein 196 isoform X2 produces the protein MTSGANSSGCYLPSKIRSSKIDDNYLKELNEDLKLRKQELLEMLKPLEDKNNLLFQKLMSNLEEKQRSLQIMRQIMAGKGCEESSVMELLKEAEKMKQNLTFETEELSDQQKAPQTKNKADLQDGKAPKSPSSPRKTESELEKSFAEKVKEIRKEKQQRKMEWVKYQEQNNILQNDFHGKVIELRIEALKNYQKANDLKLSLYLQQNFEPMQAFLNLPGSQGTMGITTMDRVTTGRNEHHVRILGAKIYTEQQGTKGSQLDDTGGRLFFLRSLPDEALKN